A stretch of the Malus domestica chromosome 08, GDT2T_hap1 genome encodes the following:
- the LOC103440745 gene encoding CHD3-type chromatin-remodeling factor PICKLE isoform X1 produces the protein MDDPVADSVYCPLPSLQSMSSLVERLRVRSDRRPVYNIDESDDEADFVSGKRGTAPEKFEKIIRSDAKENSCQACGGSGYLLDCETCSYAYHSKCLLPPLRSPPPGNWRCPECVSPLNDIDKILDCEMRPTVAGDSDASTLGSKQIFVKQYLVKWKGLSYLHCTWVPEKEFVKAFKAHPRLKTKVNNFHRQMESSNNSEDDFVAIRPEWTTVDRILACREDDEKEYLVKWKELPYDECYWESESDIAAFQPEIGRFNRIQSRSHKVLSSKQKSSLRDAMDSKYKQKEFQQYEGSPDFLSGGTLHPYQLEGLNFLRFSWSKQTHVILADEMGLGKTIQSIAFLASLFEEKVSPHLVVAPLSTLRNWEREFATWAPQMNVVMYVGSSQARAVIREYEFYFPKNHKKIKKKKSGQIVSESKQDRIKFDVLLTSYEMINLDSTSLKPIKWECMIVDEGHRLKNKDSKLFSSLQQYWTNHRVLLTGTPLQNNLDELFMLMHFLDAGKFGSLEEFQEEFKDINQEEQVSRLHRMLAPHLLRRVKKDVMKELPPKKELILRVDLSSKQKEYYKAILTRNYQILTRRGGAQISLINVVMELRKLCCHPFMLEGVEPDIEDPNEAFKQLLETSGKLQLLDKMMVKLKEQGHRVLIYSQFQHMLDLLEDYCTFKKWQYERIDGKVGGAERQIRIDRFNAKNSSRFCFLLSTRAGGLGINLATADTVIIYDSDWNPHADLQAMARAHRLGQTNKVMIYRLVTRGSIEERMMEMTKKKMVLEHLVVGRLKKQDINQEELDDIIRYGSKELFVDENDEAGKSRQIHYDDAAIDRLLDRDQAGDDEALLDDEDEDGFLKAFKVANFEYIDEAEAVAEEEPQKVTMESRPLASSYERTNYWEELLKDKYEVHKVEEFNALGKGKRSRKQMVSVDDDDLAGLEDVSSDGEDDNYEAEVMDGETSSSGTVSGGKRLPNRKRSRVESMEPPPLMEGEGRSFKVLGFNQSQRAMFVQVLMRGFFLVIRFSGMCRFGVGDYDWKEFTARMKKTFEEVDRYAKLFLEHIAEGDNDSPTFADGVPKDGLRIGDVLIRVATLMLVKKRVEAALRNPGAPLFSQDTLLFHPGLKGGKYWKEEHDFTLLRAVIKHGYGRWQAIVDDKDLRLQEVICQELNLPFINLPLPGQVNTQAQNGEKATNGEGPSNHASENGSGSDIGANVSQGTSDAVNQPQLFHNSSVLFQYRDMQRRQVEFIKKRVLLLEKGNVSELIAEEYGEATVVGSEEPESAPNATILSSPHSVETNGHMVDQLPRIVDITPEEVAAAACDNDPDRLKLPRLYNEMCNVVERNAHISLETSLGTICEAINMTLSSVPHHPPPESLILNPGKQSEAESSGGVFLKPPSPQGDGKHAVVADSEMTNLAAEPEPTIMELDPEPVDGIICDDRGKQEQNNVDSKGKGVIVLDD, from the exons ATGGATGATCCAGTTGCTGATTCAGTTTACTGCCCCCTTCCTTCCTTGCAGAGTATGAGTAGCCTGGTGGAGAGGCTTCGCGTTAGGTCAGACCGAAGACCGGTGTACAACATTGATGAGTCAGATGATGAGGCTGATTTTGTGTCTGGAAAACGTGGGACAGCTCCGGAAAAGTTTGAAAAGATTATTAGGAGTGACGCG AAAGAGAATTCATGTCAAGCCTGTGGCGGAAGTGGGTATCTTCTGGACTGTGAAACATGTAGTTATGCTTACCATTCTAAGTGTTTACTTCCACCATTGAGATCGCCTCCCCCTGGCAACTGGAGATGCCCTGAATGT gTAAGCCCGTTAAATGATATTGATAAGATTTTGGACTGTGAAATGCGCCCTACTGTAGCTGGTGATAGTGATGCCTCAACGCTGGGCTCAAAGCAAATTTTTGTAAAACAATATCTTGTAAAGTGGAAGGGACTATCTTATCTGCATTGCACATG GGTTCCAGAGAAGGAGTTTGTGAAAGCTTTTAAGGCCCATCCACGTTTGAAGACAAAAGTAAATAATTTCCATCGTCAAATGGAATCAAGTAATAACTCTGAGGATGATTTTGTTGCCATTCGACCTGAATGGACTACTGTTGATCGAATTCTGGCTTGCAG gGAAGACGATGAGAAAGAATATTTAGTAAAGTGGAAAGAACTTCCCTATGATGAGTGCTATTGGGAATCCGAATCGGACATAGCTGCATTTCAGCCGGAAATAGGGAGATTCAACAGAATTCAGTCTAGGTCTCATAAAGTTTTGTCTAGTAAGCAGAAGAGCAGTCTTAGAGATGCCATGGACTCAAAATATAAGCAGAAAGAGTTTCAACAGTATGAAGGCAGTCCCGACTTTCTTTCTGGAG GCACTCTGCATCCGTATCAGCTTGAAGGGTTGAACTTCTTACGTTTCTCCTGGTCCAAACAAACTCATGTTATACTTGCAGATGAGATGGGACTTG GTAAAACCATACAGAGTATTGCTTTTTTAGCATCTCTTTTTGAAGAGAAAGTCTCTCCACATCTAGTTGTGGCTCCACTTTCAACATTAAGAAATTGGGAACGGGAATTTGCAACATGGGCACCTCAAATGAATGTG GTTATGTATGTTGGCTCTTCCCAAGCGCGTGCTGTCATACGGGAATATGAATTTTACTTCCCCAAAAATCAcaagaagataaagaaaaagaaatctgGTCAAATTGTTAGCGAAAGCAAGCAAGATAGGATCAAATTTGATGTTCTCTTGACATCGTATGAGATGATCAACTTAGACTCAACGTCACTAAAACCAATAAAGTGGGAGTGCATG ATTGTTGATGAAGGTCATCGTCTAAAAAATAAGGATTCAAAACTATTCTCATCGTTACAGCAGTATTGGACTAATCATCGTGTGCTTCTGACCGGCACTCCCCTCCAG AACAATCTGGACGAGCTCTTTATGCTTATGCATTTCCTTGATGCTGGGAAG TTCGGAAGTCTGGAAGAGTTTCAGGAAGAGTTTAAGGATATAAATCAAGAGGAACAAGTTTCACGGCTTCATAGAATGTTGGCTCCCCATCTCCTAAGAA GAGTGAAAAAggatgtgatgaaggaactaCCTCCTAAAAAGGAACTGATATTACGTGTTGATTTAAGCAGCAAACAGAAAGAGTATTACAAAGCAATTCTGACCCGTAACTATCAGATACTAACTCGTCGAGGTGGTGCACAG ATATCTCTTATCAATGTGGTTATGGAATTGCGCAAGCTTTGTTGTCATCCGTTTATGTTAGAGGGAGTTGAACCAGACATAGAAGATCCAAATGAAGCTTTCAA ACAGCTATTGGAAACTTCTGGGAAATTGCAATTGTTAGACAAAATGATGGTGAAACTTAAGGAGCAAGGGCATAGAGTTCTCATATATTCACAGTTTCAGCACATGCTTGATTTGCTAGAAGACTATTGTACTTTCAAA AAATGGCAGTACGAACGGATAGATGGAAAAGTTGGTGGAGCTGAGAGACAAATAAGAATAGATCGATTTAATGCCAAAAATTCTTCTAGATTTTGTTTTCTGCTATCTACTCGAGCTGGGGGCTTAGGAATAAACCTTGCAACTGCAGATACAGTGATCATATATGATAG TGATTGGAATCCTCATGCTGATCTACAAGCTATGGCAAGAGCTCATCGACTTGGGCAAACTAACAAG GTAATGATTTATAGGCTAGTAACCCGAGGAAGCATTGAAGAACGGATGATGGAAATGACAAAGAAGAAAATGGTATTGGAGCATTTGGTTGTTGGAAGGTTAAAGAAACAAGATATCAACCAG GAAGAGTTAGATGACATCATAAGGTATGGATCGAAGGAGTTATTTGTTGACGAAAATGATGAAGCAGGAAAATCCCGTCAAATCCATTATGATGACGCTGCAATAGATAG ACTACTGGATCGTGATCAAGCTGGGGATGATGAGGCTTTgttggatgatgaagatgaagatggattTTTAAAGGCCTTCAAG GTTGCGAATTTTGAATATATTGATGAAGCAGAGGCTGTAGCAGAGGAGGAACCACAAAAGGTTACCATGGAAAGTCGACCTCTTGCGAGCAGTTATGAAAGAACAAATTACTGGGAAGAGTTATTAAAAGACAAATATGAAGTGCATAAAGTTGAAGAATTTAATGCTTTGGGAAAAGGAAAGCGAAGTCGTAAGCAG ATGGTATCTGTTGATGATGACGATCTTGCTGGTTTGGAAGATGTGAGTTCTGACGGTGAAGATGATAACTATGAAGCTGAAGTGATGGATGGTGAAACATCATCATCCGGAACTGTTTCTGGGGGGAAGAGGCTGCCTAACAGAAAGAGGAGTCGTG TGGAAAGTATGGAGCCCCCTCCCTTGatggaaggagaaggaagatcCTTCAAAGTTTTGGGTTTCAATCAAAGTCAGAGAGCCATGTTTGTACAAGTCTTGATGAG GGGGTTCTTTTTGGTGATAAGATTCTCTGGAATGTGCAGGTTCGGAGTGGGGGATTATGACTGGAAAGAGTTTACAGCACGCATGAAGAAGACATTTGAAGAAGTAGATAG atatGCTAAACTATTCTTGGAGCACATAGCTGAAGGAGATAATGACTCTCCAACCTTTGCAG ATGGTGTACCTAAAGACGGGCTCAGAATAGGAGATGTACTTATTAGGGTTGCAACTTTGATGCTGGTGAAGAAAAGG GTGGAAGCAGCATTAAGAAATCCAGGGGCTCCACTTTTTTCACAGGATACCTTGTTGTTCCACCCTGGATTGAAGGGTGGAAAGTATTGGAAGGAGGAACATGATTTCACATTGCTGCGTGCCGTAATTAA GCATGGATATGGAAGATGGCAAGCTATTGTTGATGACAAGGACCTGAGGCTTCAAGAAGTTATCTGTCAAGAGTTGAATCTCCCCTTTATAAATTTACCCCTCCCTGGACAAGTTAATACACAAGCACAGAATGGTGAGAAAGCAACAAATGGAGAAGGACCTAGCAACCATGCTAGTGAAAATGGTAGCGGAAGTGACATAGGAGCTAATGTTTCCCAGGGAACCAGTGATGCTGTGAACCAACCTCAGTTGTTTCATAACTCTTCTGTGTTATTTCAATATAGAGATATGCAGAGAAGGCAGGTAGAATTTATTAAGAAGAGGGTGCTTCTTTTGGAGAAAGGGAACGTTTCAGAGTTGATTGCAGAGGAATAT GGTGAAGCAACTGTGGTTGGAAGTGAAGAACCTGAGAGTGCACCGAATGCTACAATATTGTCAAGCCCTCATTCCGTGGAGACTAATGGTCACATGGTTGATCAGTTGCCTAGAATAGTAGACATCA CTCCCGAAGAAGTTGCTGCTGCAGCTTGTGACAACGATCCAGATCGATTGAAATTGCCTCGCCTTTATAATGAG ATGTGCAACGTCGTGGAGCGAAATGCCCATATTTCACTTGAGACTTCTTTAGGAACCATTTGTGAAGCGATAAACATGACTCTCTCTTCTGTGCCCCATCATCCTCCACCAGAATCTCTCATATTGAATCCAGGTAAGCAATCGGAAGCTGAGTCAAGCGGCGGTGTTTTTCTGAAACCACCATCTCCTCAAGGTGACGGAAAGCATGCCGTCGTGGCAGACTCTGAGATGACAAATTTGGCTGCAGAACCTGAACCTACAATCATGGAGCTAGACCCTGAACCCGTGGACGGGATAATCTGTGATGATCGGGGAAAGCAAGAACAGAACAATGTCGATTCTAAGGGAAAGGGGGTCATTGTATTGGATGATTAA
- the LOC103440745 gene encoding CHD3-type chromatin-remodeling factor PICKLE isoform X2, producing MDDPVADSVYCPLPSLQSMSSLVERLRVRSDRRPVYNIDESDDEADFVSGKRGTAPEKFEKIIRSDAKENSCQACGGSGYLLDCETCSYAYHSKCLLPPLRSPPPGNWRCPECVSPLNDIDKILDCEMRPTVAGDSDASTLGSKQIFVKQYLVKWKGLSYLHCTWVPEKEFVKAFKAHPRLKTKVNNFHRQMESSNNSEDDFVAIRPEWTTVDRILACREDDEKEYLVKWKELPYDECYWESESDIAAFQPEIGRFNRIQSRSHKVLSSKQKSSLRDAMDSKYKQKEFQQYEGSPDFLSGGTLHPYQLEGLNFLRFSWSKQTHVILADEMGLGKTIQSIAFLASLFEEKVSPHLVVAPLSTLRNWEREFATWAPQMNVVMYVGSSQARAVIREYEFYFPKNHKKIKKKKSGQIVSESKQDRIKFDVLLTSYEMINLDSTSLKPIKWECMIVDEGHRLKNKDSKLFSSLQQYWTNHRVLLTGTPLQNNLDELFMLMHFLDAGKFGSLEEFQEEFKDINQEEQVSRLHRMLAPHLLRRVKKDVMKELPPKKELILRVDLSSKQKEYYKAILTRNYQILTRRGGAQISLINVVMELRKLCCHPFMLEGVEPDIEDPNEAFKQLLETSGKLQLLDKMMVKLKEQGHRVLIYSQFQHMLDLLEDYCTFKKWQYERIDGKVGGAERQIRIDRFNAKNSSRFCFLLSTRAGGLGINLATADTVIIYDSDWNPHADLQAMARAHRLGQTNKVMIYRLVTRGSIEERMMEMTKKKMVLEHLVVGRLKKQDINQEELDDIIRYGSKELFVDENDEAGKSRQIHYDDAAIDRLLDRDQAGDDEALLDDEDEDGFLKAFKVANFEYIDEAEAVAEEEPQKVTMESRPLASSYERTNYWEELLKDKYEVHKVEEFNALGKGKRSRKQMVSVDDDDLAGLEDVSSDGEDDNYEAEVMDGETSSSGTVSGGKRLPNRKRSRVESMEPPPLMEGEGRSFKVLGFNQSQRAMFVQVLMRFGVGDYDWKEFTARMKKTFEEVDRYAKLFLEHIAEGDNDSPTFADGVPKDGLRIGDVLIRVATLMLVKKRVEAALRNPGAPLFSQDTLLFHPGLKGGKYWKEEHDFTLLRAVIKHGYGRWQAIVDDKDLRLQEVICQELNLPFINLPLPGQVNTQAQNGEKATNGEGPSNHASENGSGSDIGANVSQGTSDAVNQPQLFHNSSVLFQYRDMQRRQVEFIKKRVLLLEKGNVSELIAEEYGEATVVGSEEPESAPNATILSSPHSVETNGHMVDQLPRIVDITPEEVAAAACDNDPDRLKLPRLYNEMCNVVERNAHISLETSLGTICEAINMTLSSVPHHPPPESLILNPGKQSEAESSGGVFLKPPSPQGDGKHAVVADSEMTNLAAEPEPTIMELDPEPVDGIICDDRGKQEQNNVDSKGKGVIVLDD from the exons ATGGATGATCCAGTTGCTGATTCAGTTTACTGCCCCCTTCCTTCCTTGCAGAGTATGAGTAGCCTGGTGGAGAGGCTTCGCGTTAGGTCAGACCGAAGACCGGTGTACAACATTGATGAGTCAGATGATGAGGCTGATTTTGTGTCTGGAAAACGTGGGACAGCTCCGGAAAAGTTTGAAAAGATTATTAGGAGTGACGCG AAAGAGAATTCATGTCAAGCCTGTGGCGGAAGTGGGTATCTTCTGGACTGTGAAACATGTAGTTATGCTTACCATTCTAAGTGTTTACTTCCACCATTGAGATCGCCTCCCCCTGGCAACTGGAGATGCCCTGAATGT gTAAGCCCGTTAAATGATATTGATAAGATTTTGGACTGTGAAATGCGCCCTACTGTAGCTGGTGATAGTGATGCCTCAACGCTGGGCTCAAAGCAAATTTTTGTAAAACAATATCTTGTAAAGTGGAAGGGACTATCTTATCTGCATTGCACATG GGTTCCAGAGAAGGAGTTTGTGAAAGCTTTTAAGGCCCATCCACGTTTGAAGACAAAAGTAAATAATTTCCATCGTCAAATGGAATCAAGTAATAACTCTGAGGATGATTTTGTTGCCATTCGACCTGAATGGACTACTGTTGATCGAATTCTGGCTTGCAG gGAAGACGATGAGAAAGAATATTTAGTAAAGTGGAAAGAACTTCCCTATGATGAGTGCTATTGGGAATCCGAATCGGACATAGCTGCATTTCAGCCGGAAATAGGGAGATTCAACAGAATTCAGTCTAGGTCTCATAAAGTTTTGTCTAGTAAGCAGAAGAGCAGTCTTAGAGATGCCATGGACTCAAAATATAAGCAGAAAGAGTTTCAACAGTATGAAGGCAGTCCCGACTTTCTTTCTGGAG GCACTCTGCATCCGTATCAGCTTGAAGGGTTGAACTTCTTACGTTTCTCCTGGTCCAAACAAACTCATGTTATACTTGCAGATGAGATGGGACTTG GTAAAACCATACAGAGTATTGCTTTTTTAGCATCTCTTTTTGAAGAGAAAGTCTCTCCACATCTAGTTGTGGCTCCACTTTCAACATTAAGAAATTGGGAACGGGAATTTGCAACATGGGCACCTCAAATGAATGTG GTTATGTATGTTGGCTCTTCCCAAGCGCGTGCTGTCATACGGGAATATGAATTTTACTTCCCCAAAAATCAcaagaagataaagaaaaagaaatctgGTCAAATTGTTAGCGAAAGCAAGCAAGATAGGATCAAATTTGATGTTCTCTTGACATCGTATGAGATGATCAACTTAGACTCAACGTCACTAAAACCAATAAAGTGGGAGTGCATG ATTGTTGATGAAGGTCATCGTCTAAAAAATAAGGATTCAAAACTATTCTCATCGTTACAGCAGTATTGGACTAATCATCGTGTGCTTCTGACCGGCACTCCCCTCCAG AACAATCTGGACGAGCTCTTTATGCTTATGCATTTCCTTGATGCTGGGAAG TTCGGAAGTCTGGAAGAGTTTCAGGAAGAGTTTAAGGATATAAATCAAGAGGAACAAGTTTCACGGCTTCATAGAATGTTGGCTCCCCATCTCCTAAGAA GAGTGAAAAAggatgtgatgaaggaactaCCTCCTAAAAAGGAACTGATATTACGTGTTGATTTAAGCAGCAAACAGAAAGAGTATTACAAAGCAATTCTGACCCGTAACTATCAGATACTAACTCGTCGAGGTGGTGCACAG ATATCTCTTATCAATGTGGTTATGGAATTGCGCAAGCTTTGTTGTCATCCGTTTATGTTAGAGGGAGTTGAACCAGACATAGAAGATCCAAATGAAGCTTTCAA ACAGCTATTGGAAACTTCTGGGAAATTGCAATTGTTAGACAAAATGATGGTGAAACTTAAGGAGCAAGGGCATAGAGTTCTCATATATTCACAGTTTCAGCACATGCTTGATTTGCTAGAAGACTATTGTACTTTCAAA AAATGGCAGTACGAACGGATAGATGGAAAAGTTGGTGGAGCTGAGAGACAAATAAGAATAGATCGATTTAATGCCAAAAATTCTTCTAGATTTTGTTTTCTGCTATCTACTCGAGCTGGGGGCTTAGGAATAAACCTTGCAACTGCAGATACAGTGATCATATATGATAG TGATTGGAATCCTCATGCTGATCTACAAGCTATGGCAAGAGCTCATCGACTTGGGCAAACTAACAAG GTAATGATTTATAGGCTAGTAACCCGAGGAAGCATTGAAGAACGGATGATGGAAATGACAAAGAAGAAAATGGTATTGGAGCATTTGGTTGTTGGAAGGTTAAAGAAACAAGATATCAACCAG GAAGAGTTAGATGACATCATAAGGTATGGATCGAAGGAGTTATTTGTTGACGAAAATGATGAAGCAGGAAAATCCCGTCAAATCCATTATGATGACGCTGCAATAGATAG ACTACTGGATCGTGATCAAGCTGGGGATGATGAGGCTTTgttggatgatgaagatgaagatggattTTTAAAGGCCTTCAAG GTTGCGAATTTTGAATATATTGATGAAGCAGAGGCTGTAGCAGAGGAGGAACCACAAAAGGTTACCATGGAAAGTCGACCTCTTGCGAGCAGTTATGAAAGAACAAATTACTGGGAAGAGTTATTAAAAGACAAATATGAAGTGCATAAAGTTGAAGAATTTAATGCTTTGGGAAAAGGAAAGCGAAGTCGTAAGCAG ATGGTATCTGTTGATGATGACGATCTTGCTGGTTTGGAAGATGTGAGTTCTGACGGTGAAGATGATAACTATGAAGCTGAAGTGATGGATGGTGAAACATCATCATCCGGAACTGTTTCTGGGGGGAAGAGGCTGCCTAACAGAAAGAGGAGTCGTG TGGAAAGTATGGAGCCCCCTCCCTTGatggaaggagaaggaagatcCTTCAAAGTTTTGGGTTTCAATCAAAGTCAGAGAGCCATGTTTGTACAAGTCTTGATGAG GTTCGGAGTGGGGGATTATGACTGGAAAGAGTTTACAGCACGCATGAAGAAGACATTTGAAGAAGTAGATAG atatGCTAAACTATTCTTGGAGCACATAGCTGAAGGAGATAATGACTCTCCAACCTTTGCAG ATGGTGTACCTAAAGACGGGCTCAGAATAGGAGATGTACTTATTAGGGTTGCAACTTTGATGCTGGTGAAGAAAAGG GTGGAAGCAGCATTAAGAAATCCAGGGGCTCCACTTTTTTCACAGGATACCTTGTTGTTCCACCCTGGATTGAAGGGTGGAAAGTATTGGAAGGAGGAACATGATTTCACATTGCTGCGTGCCGTAATTAA GCATGGATATGGAAGATGGCAAGCTATTGTTGATGACAAGGACCTGAGGCTTCAAGAAGTTATCTGTCAAGAGTTGAATCTCCCCTTTATAAATTTACCCCTCCCTGGACAAGTTAATACACAAGCACAGAATGGTGAGAAAGCAACAAATGGAGAAGGACCTAGCAACCATGCTAGTGAAAATGGTAGCGGAAGTGACATAGGAGCTAATGTTTCCCAGGGAACCAGTGATGCTGTGAACCAACCTCAGTTGTTTCATAACTCTTCTGTGTTATTTCAATATAGAGATATGCAGAGAAGGCAGGTAGAATTTATTAAGAAGAGGGTGCTTCTTTTGGAGAAAGGGAACGTTTCAGAGTTGATTGCAGAGGAATAT GGTGAAGCAACTGTGGTTGGAAGTGAAGAACCTGAGAGTGCACCGAATGCTACAATATTGTCAAGCCCTCATTCCGTGGAGACTAATGGTCACATGGTTGATCAGTTGCCTAGAATAGTAGACATCA CTCCCGAAGAAGTTGCTGCTGCAGCTTGTGACAACGATCCAGATCGATTGAAATTGCCTCGCCTTTATAATGAG ATGTGCAACGTCGTGGAGCGAAATGCCCATATTTCACTTGAGACTTCTTTAGGAACCATTTGTGAAGCGATAAACATGACTCTCTCTTCTGTGCCCCATCATCCTCCACCAGAATCTCTCATATTGAATCCAGGTAAGCAATCGGAAGCTGAGTCAAGCGGCGGTGTTTTTCTGAAACCACCATCTCCTCAAGGTGACGGAAAGCATGCCGTCGTGGCAGACTCTGAGATGACAAATTTGGCTGCAGAACCTGAACCTACAATCATGGAGCTAGACCCTGAACCCGTGGACGGGATAATCTGTGATGATCGGGGAAAGCAAGAACAGAACAATGTCGATTCTAAGGGAAAGGGGGTCATTGTATTGGATGATTAA